A stretch of DNA from Microcebus murinus isolate Inina chromosome 17, M.murinus_Inina_mat1.0, whole genome shotgun sequence:
CCGTCTCTCCGTCCGGATGCCAGCTCCAGCGAGTGGCGTCGCCTGTCCCGTTCACTGCCGTAGAAGCAGTGCTTGCACAGCGTCTGGCGCAGAGCAGGGGCTCAGCCAACACCCTTGAGTGACTGCTCGAACTCGCTCTGCCCCTGGACTAGGAGAAGCCCGAGTGAAGACCCGAGGGTGGGAGGTACCGTGTTATTGGCACCTCCTCCAGGTCTCTGGCATGGCCTGTGCCATCTGCCACCAGTGTTTTCCTGTGCCGGGCACCAGGCTCAGCCCTGGAAGTGGGAAGGTCAACACAACACAGTGCCCTGAGCTGCTCTGGGCTCCCAGTGCTAGACTTCCGCTGCTCACTGCATCTCTGGGACCCCAGAGCAGGGTGGCCCTCCAGGGCAAATCAGGGCAGGGCAAACCAAGGGGGGGACAGCACACCATTTCCTCTTGCTCCTGCTTAGAGAAACCCAAGTAGTGGCAATCGCCATTGTCGTTACTGCTTGTCAGTCTCTGTCCCTGCAGCATCTCTTGGAATCCTAACCACCACAAGAGGACTTAAACATACCCATTTTATAGACCTATAAAACTGAGGCGTGGAGCAGGAGAGCTGGGGTGTGAGCCAATGGGCGTGGCCCAGAAGGAGGTCCCCTCACAAACTCAGAGTCCCTCCAGCCCCTAGTTTGAATGACAAGCCTTAGTTCGTTCACACAGTCACCATACTCACCTGGGAGGGAAGGGAGTACAAACTGAACACGGGTGGGGATCCTAGAAACAAACATTTGAGTTGGGTGGGGTCAATCTAAGAATACCTGGAGAAAGTGAGTCTGGAGCCAGGCTTCTTTGGTTTTCTACACTCTTCCAGAAAGGTAAGGCTGGCAGTAATTTCCCTGGAGAAGTCAGATGGATGGGAAGAGGGGGAATCTGGCTCCCTACATGTTTAGAAAGGCCCAGAGGAGAAGGAGGCTCAGGCCTTCCACTGAGAACTGTGTAGTAAGGGGAGATTACAGGGACAGGGAAgaagaaattagcaaaaaaaaaaaaaaaaaactggcaaaagGAAGTGGCTGGATAGAAAGGCACGTGTGGATGAATTTTAATGCAATCAGAAAGCTGTCATAATGATAATAAAGGAATGCATTCAGACGTCAGGACAGGCCATGCCTGGGAAAAAGAGTTTCAATTACTCCACCAAAGGAGTAAAAGCTCCCATTTCACTTCACATAAATTGTTGCTGCTTCCAGGAGTCAAACAAAAGGGCTCCCCCACAtttccctgggtctctgtcctCTTTCCACCCatctctcttctccctgcccttAGCTTCTGACTCTTTTCCCCCACATCTCCTGCCATTTGCATTCTTTATTTGGTAGAGCAGTCACAAGCCCTGCTGAGACTCGAGGGGAAGGAATATGACCCCAACCCTCAATGTGAGGAGTGGAAATCCCATTGAAGTAAGAGCATGTGGCTTGGGGGACCCTTCTGCAGTCATTCAGAAGCTGCTACAGGTCCACACAGCCCAATGTGCTCCCTGTCACCCTGAGCACGAAGCTGAGTGGGGTCAACAAGCCACTTATCGCAGGTGTGGGGCTACAGAGGCACCTTTAGGGACAGGCTCCCCTAAGTGCCCAGGGCTGAATTTTGCAGCATGAACAAATAGGAAGGGCCAGACTCAGGAGAGGTCACCTGACCAAGGTAAACACAAAGGCAATACAAAGCAGCTGTGCCCCTGGGAATGGCACAGGGCATGCCCTCATTCATTCTCCGTCCGTTCCATAACCATCGCGAGGGTCTGCTGTGCACCAGGCACTGCTGCTTCAGCACAGAGGCTTGGTCTCCTTGCCCAGGGAGGCGAGCTACGCAGAAACCAACTACACCCACAAAGCAGTAAATAATCGTGCTTTGAAATTCCAGCTCTAGGGATGGGAtctgtggcagagaataaagGAGAGCGGAAGGAGAGGTATTGGTGAGGAGATACTATCTAAACTGAGCCCTAGAAGAGAAGGATTGACCCTGTGACCCATGctctgcaggcagagggaacagcatgtgcaaaggcccctgggcagactcGCCAGTTGTGATTGATTTGGACACCTAAGGAAGATGGTGCATAAGCGGAGGGTGGAATGAGAGGCCAGACCAGGGGCTTTGCTCCTCAGAGTGCAGCCTGCCCTGTAGGCAGGAGGAGGCGGAGTCGCTGCAGTCCAGCCCCCGCTTAGCacagcccctcctgccccgcctccccctcctcccctgcccaatcccgcccttcccacctccccacacccctACCCCCTTACCACCTACCCCCTACTCACCTTCGCTCCCACGCCCCGCCCCTCGGCTCTGAGCCCCGCCCGCCTGCTGCCCGCTCCTCCCTCCCACGTTGCCCTCCCCCTCCGCGGTTCGCCGGCTACCCGCGGGCTCGTCCCGCGCAGCCCGGCCCCTGGCCCGGGTAAGCATCTCCTAATTTTGTTCCAGAAGATAGAAAACTCTTCGTGGGCATGCTCAACAAGCAACAGTCCGAGGACGACGTGCGCCGCCTCTTCGAGGCCTTCGGGAACATAGAGGAGTGCACCATCCTGCGCGGGCCCGACGGCAACAGCAAGggtgcgcggggcggggcgggcccgggCCGGAGGGGAGCGAGCCTGGGAAGGTGCTCCGAAGGGACGAGGTGGTGGGAGACTCGGGCTGCCTTTAAGTCCCCGCGCCTGTCCAggtgtttctgtctctgtgtgtctctgtctctgcgtTTCTTGGTGTCTCTCCCACTCTCTCAGTCTCTGTGTCTCACCTATTCTGCTCTCATCTGGGAGGCGCCCTCTCCTCTCGGCCCCTCTCTTGCCCTGCCTCTGGGTCCCAGCTCTCCCTCTGGACTTCCTCTGGGTGCTCGGGCGGTGGCTCAGCCTCTCCCGTCCCCCCAGGGTGTGCCTTTGTGAAGTACTCCTCTCATGCCGAGGCGCAGGCGGCCATCAACGCTCTACACGGCAGCCAGACCATGCCGGTGAGTGCGGCCCcttggggcgggggcggggacagCGGCGACCGAGACGCCCAGCACCTCTGGGCCGCAGGCCCACGGTGCAGCCCACACCGTGCCAGGCGCGAGCTGCACTCACTGACTCCGCATGAGAAGGGAAGGCATTACCCTTATCCCCGTTTCTCAGACGAGGacgctgaggcccagagatgttaaGCAACTGACCCGAGGTCACCCAAACAGAAATGGCCACGGTGGGGTTAAGACCTCATACCCATGAGCCAGCGCAGATGCAGGTCCCCAGTATCCCCCAGTGCGCCCTGTGGGGAGGGAGTGGTGGAGGGCCCAGGGTACAGGCGGACAGCTGTGGGCGGAGTCTTTGAGGCAGGCAGGCTGGTCTCACGCACTGTCCGGCCACAGGGAGCCTCGTCCAGTCTGGTGGTCAAGTTCGCCGACACTGACAAGGAGCGCACGATGCGGCGAATGCAGCAGATGGCTGGCCAGATGGGCATGTTCAACCCCATGGCCATCCCGTTCGGGGCCTATGGCGCCTACGCTCAGGCAGTAAGTGGGGGCGGATGGGCAGCGGTTCAGAGATCGCTCCTCCgggaggcccagagagcaggGTCACCTAACCGAAAATACTGCTCCTGCCCTGGGAATGAGGAGGGGCAGGAGTTAATCCAGGAAGTGTAAGCTCAGAAGGGGTTAGAGAAAGCCGATTCTGTTAGGGGTGGCTGCCAGGAGGAGATGGGTTGCTGTCTTGGTTCTAAGAGGGGTAGGGGCTAGAGAGAGGGCCCCTGGGCAGGGCAGCAAGCTGGGTTTCTCTGAGGCCTCCCAGCCCAGCCAAATCAATGTTGAATTCCAAGAAGTgtggatgggagaggggaggctcAGGTGTTTGGTTGTCACCACCCCACTCTCACTCATGAAGATTGTCTTCAGGCCTTCTGGTCACTCCTGACAGGGGTCCTATAAAAAGCCCAAAGtcctccacacacacacttcccctgcaggcccccctcccccaagctcTGCCTCAGGCCTCTGGCCCACCAACTTCTTTCTTCCCATTGGAGTCCACTCTGCCAGCATCTCCCTGAGCTGCCTCTGGACTTGTAACTACAACCCCCACATGGGTGGCACTGAGGCAGGCCAGGGTTCTGGTTCTAAAAATGCAAGCTCACCTCATGTCCTCGGCAGCATTCAACCGTGGTCACTTTCAACAGCCTCCCCTGTCCCTTACTCACATTTGTGACCACACTGGGGTGCCTGAGGTTCTAGTCATGATTCTCCTGTCACTTCTGCCCAACACATTCCCAGTTCAGACCATTTGGGGCAGAAATCTATACTAAGTTAATTCTGTGGAGGCTCATCCAACTTGTCCCTACCACTTTGGGTGTCACATCCTTACAAATGACCCACCTGACCCAAGGCTGACCAGCACCTGTGGAGCCAGTCCCCTCCCCTACCCTCTACAACAACTTTAGAGTCCCAAAGCCCCTACCATTACTTTTGACTATAGTCCTCTCTGACGGAAGTGGGTTCTAATAGCCAATGAGGACCAGGACAGGAAAGGGGAGGCATCAGAGCTCTCTAGGGGTGGTGGCCAGTAGACTGTCCAGGTTCCCTGGGGCTCAGGGCCTAGGAAGTTGGTCTCCGGGAGCTGAGCCCCTGTTGGGGAGGGATGCCCTCCTGGAAGCACGTGATATTTTTTCTACTCCTTCTGCCCCAGCTGATGCAGCAGCAAGCGGCCCTCATGGCGTCAGTTGCACAGGGCGGCTACCTGAACCCCATGGCTGCCTTCGCTGCTGCCCAGATGCAGCAGATGGCGGCCCTCAACATGAACGGCCTGGCGGCCGCACCTATGACCCCAACCTCAGGTGAGCCAGCAGGTACCAACATagggcctggcctgggaggaGAATAGTTGGGCCCAGGCTGGAACCTAATTTTGGATACCAATTGACCATCCTATGGCAAGAGCACATAATGTCTGGGCCCAGTCAGGCCCTGTCCTCTGGCAGTTTGTATCAAAAATTACATTAGAAAATCCCTGGGGACCCAAGGGTAGACAAGATGTGGTCCCCATGCAGTCCACGATGTGATTTCAGGGTGGTGAGAGTTTCTCTCAAGTTGCTTAGCCATGTCAGGAAACACTTCATCTTGATCTCTATTAACAATAGATATCTGGAAAGAAATTGACATGAAAACATCTCCCTTCGAGGTCGGGGAAGAGAAGAGCTCTGCCCTTTCTTTGGCCTTGTTTGGTCTCTGGCCTAAGCCCAGAAGGAaccctttttttccatttctctttaacCCAACCTAGACTCATCCATTGGCTTTTTCCAAGACAACTACAAAACAAGCTAGAGAGAACCACAAGAGTTATCAAGGGACAGAGGCTTGGAAACAACCCAGCTCACGAAGCATGTTTTTGATTGGATCTTGGCTATTATCCAGTCCAATGATTCTCAACTGGTGCAATTTTGTCCCCTACCTCCAGGACATCTGGCAATATCTggggacatttttgtttgtcacaacTGGGAGTAGGGaatactactggcatctagtgggtaaagACCAACGATATTGCCATACATCCTATAATGCAGGAAAGCCACCGTAACAAGGAAATATCTGGCCCTAAATGACAATAGTGTCAAACTATAGTCTAGTCCCAAGGACTGGTCCAGTATCCTAGGCTCTCATCTCAGCCCAGGCCACAGCAGCAACTCTCCTGACATCCAGGAGTTATTCCTTTCCCAGATTAATGCCACAGAAGACTGAACCATCTCTGGGCCCAACTTAAACACTACTCCACAGCTCTGATCACCAACCTCAGGGATACTCATGAGTCTAGACAATAGGTCAACCTCAGGTCCTTGTTCTCAGAGGGACCCCAATTCCTACATGAAAAGGAAGACCCTTTTTCTCCTCTGGGCCCTCAATATAAAGTCACTATACCATCCACATCTTGGGTTCTACCTACCTGGAATAGGGAGGGCATAGAGTGTTTTCATCTGACCTCAACTTTACCCTCACCACCATGACCACCGCCATTGCTTCAACTGGAGGAGACCAAAGGTGTCTATTTTGTATATGACATAGTGTTGAGTCTGGACTGTACAATGACTTCTATGCCTCAGTGCCAGGAAACATCAGAATTAAAATATCCTTCACCTGAGCAGGAACACTTCTCTGTAGGGAGGCAGATCAGCCCCTCCAGGAACAATCAAGGACCAGCCCATCCTGACTTAGCTGGAATGAGCAAGAGCCACTGCAAAATACCAAAGTAGGACCAAGTGTGGTTAAAGTTGAGGGCATTGAGGATAGTTTATGTCCTGTAGGTCCAAGGATGAGCCATTGGTGGTTAGAGAAGTCTTCATGGACTAAGTGGGGCTTGGGCTCTGCCTTGAAGAATGGGTACAGTTGAGATGAGTGAAGCCACTATATAGGGAGATAAGCCAAGGTATGGTTCACAGACAAGATTGAGCTGGTGTGTGAGGTCCAAGTCTAACCCTAGGCCTTGGAGGCAGTGGCGTGGAGCACCATGGGTTGGCCTTGCTCACCTTTGTTCTgcttgcctcccctcctcccctgcctctctgTGCCCCTGGAACCAGGTGGCAGCACCCCTCCAGGCATCCCTGCACCAGCTGTGCCTAGCATCCCGTCCCCCATTGGGGTGAACGGCTTCACCGGCCTCCCCCCACAGGCCAACGGGCAACCTGCTGCGGAAGCTGTGTTCGCCAATGGCATCCACCCCTACCCAGGTAAGCACATCTGGCAGCCCTGCCTTCCCCATGCAACATGTTCCTTATCCATTCTGTCATTTCCCTTGCTGTTCTAACAAAGAATATGTGGCTCCAGCCCTATGTCCATTCCTTGGTGAGACCCCAAATGTGATCAGGGAAGGCCAGCTTCCTACCCTCCTTCAGGGAGCCCATAGTGGGAGAGAAGAGACCAAAGTCCTGCCACTGGGGAGATGCCAGTCTGACCAGTGAGAGAGAACCCTATTCCAGGGGTTCCCTCAGGGAAGAAAAGAGACTGGGTGCAATTGTACAGCCAGGTAGAAAGGCCAGTAAATGCAAATTAACCGAGTGTGAATTTGACCTATAAGAAGTAAGGGGATAGAAGCTAAAGGAGCAGCCAGATTTAGTGTCAAGTAGGAAAAGACTCTTTGGGGAAGGAAGTGGAGGTATACTGATTGGCAGTCTAGCTAGTACATACTGGTCTGATCCTTTGGTGCGCACAAAAGCCTGGTCAGCACCTCGGACAGCAGGTTAGCACCCCAGACAGCTCCCGATCCACTGCTTTAGAAAGTCGGGTACACAGGAAGATGCAGGAGGCTTGTTCTGGATTAACTTTGTTCCTCATAAACTTAGCAGTTCTCACAGGGTGAGAGTGTCCTATCAACCCAAAGCAGCTCTTCTCTCTGGTCTGGAGGATGGACTGATATCAGGGCGGGGAAGCCCTAGAGTAGACTACCAGAGACAAGTCAGTGGAGATGTGAAGATAGCTGCCCTccttcctggagggcagaggaTGAGCTTACAGAGTCCTCATAAATATCTGTCTGTACTGGATGAAAGGGGGGTCGTAGGGCAGGACATGGACCTATCCCCTGGGACGTCAAAGTCCAGGCGGAAACACAATATaaatctacagaatgagagacaATATGGCAGAATCAAGTTTGATCAAGAGTGAATGTTCTCAGACTCAAGATATCAAAGGAGTCATATGAAGGGAGACTTCCGTAGGCTGAAGAAGCCCAAAAGAGCCTACCTGAGGAGGAGACTAAAATGAAACTTTAACAGATGGGCAGGAATTAAAGAGGTGAGGATGAACACGGAGCATACTCCTGTGGCCCCCTCTTGCAGGctcagaggcaggagggggcttGCCTGGCAGGGACAGGGGACATAGAGTGGTAAGGAGGTTGGCCCAATAGGGCAGAGGATGCTAGCTCGAGGTAGATAAGCAGGAGAGCAGAGCTATGCTCCCACTCTGGGTGCCCACAGGAATCCCCTGTGGGGTTCTATAAAAGCACAAaagcccagagattctgatttcacTCTCTGGAGTGAGGCCCAGACATCTGTAGTATATAAATGTTACCCCAGCTGAAGAATGTAAGGTCAATGTGctagagggaaggagagaaggagaattCCCTGACTTTGAACTTGGAGTCATCCTTGGTCCCATTCTAGTGCTTGCCCTGCAATACACCCCTCAGGCCATAGAGGAGCAGCCAGAAGGGTCTGGAGCGCAAGGTGGTGTGACCCTGAGCTTAAGGATGAAGACTCCAGGCTGGTAGGGGTagcggggtggggctgggccagcTGGAGGTGGAAGAGATCCCAGTCTCAGGCTCTCAGGCTGGGAGATGCCATTCCCAGCACATCTGGGTGGCTTCGTCTCCcactcctccctgcccaccagcccaTCTGGATCTCTGGATTCTGACAAACctgctccttccccacccccaccggcaTCTGTGAGCTGTTTCCCTCATGGAATTTGGAAATGTTTCTTTCCCCCATTTGTAACAATCTGCCACATCTCATAAACAATTCCCTGCCAGAGcaagagggagggatggagggaaggaaaggagaaaagtagtacattaaaaaaattaatttaccatctttaaatGCGGAGTTTGGAGCTGCTGTAATGAGCGAGATCCTTCAAAATGTTCGCTCTTTGGCAGTTACTAATGAGGTCATTAA
This window harbors:
- the CELF4 gene encoding CUGBP Elav-like family member 4 isoform X32 translates to MNRPIQVKPADSESRGGSSCLRQPPSQDRKLFVGMLNKQQSEDDVRRLFEAFGNIEECTILRGPDGNSKGCAFVKYSSHAEAQAAINALHGSQTMPGASSSLVVKFADTDKERTMRRMQQMAGQMGMFNPMAIPFGAYGAYAQALMQQQAALMASVAQGGYLNPMAAFAAAQMQQMAALNMNGLAAAPMTPTSGGSTPPGIPAPAVPSIPSPIGVNGFTGLPPQANGQPAAEAVFANGIHPYPAQSPTAADPLQQAYAGVQQYAGPAAYPAAYGQISQAFPQPPPMIPQQQREGPEGCNLFIYHLPQEFGDAELMQMFLPFGFVSFDNPASAQTAIQAMNGFQIGMKRLKVQLKRPKDANRPY